One genomic region from Rothia dentocariosa ATCC 17931 encodes:
- a CDS encoding ATP-dependent Clp protease proteolytic subunit: MNYLPQDSAPQMPSNRYVLPSFEERTPYGYKRQDPYAKLFEDRIIFLGTQVDDASADDIMAQLLVLEAQDPDRDITLYINSPGGSFTAMTAIYDTMQFIRPEIQTVCLGQAASAAAVLLAAGTPGKRLALPNARVLIHQPALSGQQGGQASDLEIHANEVMRMREWTAQTLALHSGKTYEEVDRSIERDNILTAAAAQEYGLVDKVLDSRKLNKPATNTATSHD, encoded by the coding sequence ATGAACTACCTACCTCAAGATTCTGCACCGCAGATGCCCTCGAACCGTTACGTGCTCCCCAGCTTTGAGGAACGTACCCCCTACGGTTATAAGCGTCAAGATCCGTACGCCAAGCTATTTGAGGATCGCATTATTTTCTTGGGTACCCAGGTTGATGACGCTTCGGCAGATGATATTATGGCTCAGCTTCTCGTGCTTGAGGCCCAAGACCCCGACCGCGATATTACCCTGTACATCAACTCTCCCGGTGGTTCTTTTACGGCAATGACCGCCATCTATGACACCATGCAGTTTATTCGCCCCGAGATTCAGACCGTATGCTTGGGTCAGGCTGCATCGGCTGCGGCAGTGCTTTTGGCTGCTGGAACCCCGGGTAAGCGTTTGGCTCTTCCGAATGCTCGCGTGCTTATTCACCAGCCCGCCCTAAGCGGACAGCAAGGCGGACAGGCATCTGACCTTGAGATTCACGCGAACGAAGTTATGCGTATGCGTGAGTGGACTGCACAAACCCTGGCTCTGCACTCCGGCAAGACCTATGAGGAAGTTGACCGTTCGATCGAGCGCGATAATATTCTAACTGCTGCTGCCGCTCAAGAATACGGTTTAGTGGATAAGGTACTGGATTCGCGTAAACTTAACAAGCCTGCTACCAATACTGCTACGTCGCACGATTAG
- a CDS encoding ATP-dependent Clp protease proteolytic subunit, protein MSSYMPLPVGSGNNTPTMAANPVTGQEDYVYNRLLKERIIWLGSEVRDSNANLICSQMLLLSAEDPEADIYLYINSPGGSVTAGMAIYDTMQLIPNDVVTVVTGMAASMGQFLLTAGAMGKRYATPNARILMHQPLGGIGGTASDIRTQAELILDMKKRLAEITAERTGKSLETILKDNDRDNWFTAEEGLEYGFFDHIALSTGGNLTAEGK, encoded by the coding sequence ATGTCTAGCTACATGCCTCTGCCTGTTGGATCTGGGAATAACACCCCGACTATGGCTGCTAACCCCGTCACAGGGCAGGAAGATTACGTCTATAATCGCCTGCTTAAGGAACGTATTATTTGGCTGGGGTCTGAAGTAAGGGACTCAAACGCAAACTTAATTTGTTCACAGATGTTGTTGCTATCGGCTGAAGATCCCGAGGCAGATATTTACCTGTACATTAACTCTCCCGGTGGCTCGGTGACCGCTGGCATGGCTATTTACGACACAATGCAGCTCATTCCGAATGACGTGGTGACCGTAGTAACCGGTATGGCTGCATCTATGGGACAGTTCCTTCTGACAGCAGGTGCCATGGGCAAACGTTATGCGACCCCCAATGCCCGAATCCTGATGCACCAGCCGCTTGGTGGTATTGGTGGTACCGCATCTGACATCCGTACTCAAGCAGAACTCATCTTAGATATGAAAAAACGTCTGGCAGAGATCACGGCTGAACGTACCGGTAAAAGCCTTGAGACCATTCTGAAAGACAATGACCGTGATAACTGGTTTACCGCTGAAGAGGGCTTGGAATACGGCTTCTTCGATCACATCGCACTATCCACTGGCGGTAATCTGACCGCCGAGGGTAAGTAA
- the tig gene encoding trigger factor codes for MKTAVEKLNPTLAKIEVEVPFAEFKSYLDRTYKNLAQQINVPGFRKGKLPKQLIEQRTGYDYIVEASLNDALNDFYSQALGENELSPLAQPELDVQSQPTVNDREADVKLNITVTVRPEIELPNYEGIEVEVDEIKVTAEDEEQALEALRERFGTLKNVERPAAKNDFVTIDITAEIDGQEIDAANDLSYQIGSGTMVDGIDEALIGLSAGEDATFETTLSGGDHAGEDATIKVKLSAVKERELPEVDDEFAQLASEFDTVDELKADMKNQVAEAKVSEQGAQARDKVLAKLIEMIEVPVPEKVIEEQLEQHFNNPEAGEDHDTEEHRQEVRENTETAFKNEMVLDAIADAEEVEVNQNEMINYIITMSSQYGMDPNQFAQMLDGSGQAGMLVGEVRRSKALGEVLKKAVVKDTKGKAVDLSKFLSEGEEDEK; via the coding sequence GTGAAGACCGCCGTCGAGAAGCTCAACCCGACCCTCGCGAAGATCGAGGTCGAGGTTCCCTTCGCAGAGTTCAAGTCCTACCTGGACCGCACCTACAAGAACCTGGCTCAGCAGATTAACGTTCCTGGGTTCCGTAAGGGCAAGCTGCCTAAGCAGCTCATTGAGCAGCGCACAGGTTACGACTACATTGTCGAAGCATCTCTGAACGACGCCTTGAACGACTTCTACTCACAGGCATTGGGTGAGAATGAGCTCTCCCCGCTGGCGCAGCCCGAACTTGATGTGCAGAGCCAGCCCACGGTGAACGACCGTGAAGCAGACGTGAAGCTGAACATCACCGTGACTGTTCGTCCTGAAATCGAGCTTCCCAACTATGAGGGTATCGAGGTTGAGGTTGACGAAATCAAGGTTACTGCAGAAGACGAAGAGCAGGCTCTCGAAGCTCTGCGTGAGCGTTTTGGTACCTTGAAGAACGTTGAGCGTCCCGCAGCCAAGAATGATTTTGTCACCATTGACATCACCGCTGAAATCGATGGTCAGGAAATTGACGCAGCAAACGACCTGTCTTACCAGATCGGTTCCGGCACCATGGTGGACGGTATTGATGAGGCCCTGATCGGTCTGTCTGCAGGCGAAGATGCAACTTTCGAGACCACGCTTTCCGGCGGCGATCACGCGGGGGAGGACGCAACCATTAAGGTGAAACTCTCCGCCGTTAAGGAGCGTGAGCTTCCTGAGGTTGACGATGAGTTCGCGCAGCTTGCTTCTGAGTTCGATACTGTTGATGAGCTTAAAGCAGACATGAAGAACCAGGTTGCCGAGGCCAAGGTCTCCGAGCAGGGCGCACAGGCACGCGATAAGGTGCTGGCTAAGCTCATTGAGATGATTGAGGTTCCCGTACCTGAAAAGGTTATTGAAGAACAGCTGGAGCAGCACTTCAACAACCCCGAAGCCGGTGAAGACCACGATACCGAAGAGCACCGTCAGGAAGTTCGTGAGAACACCGAGACCGCCTTTAAGAATGAGATGGTGCTTGATGCTATTGCTGATGCTGAAGAAGTTGAAGTAAACCAGAATGAGATGATCAACTACATCATCACCATGAGCTCGCAGTACGGCATGGATCCGAACCAGTTCGCACAGATGCTTGACGGTTCCGGCCAGGCCGGAATGCTTGTGGGCGAGGTACGCCGCTCCAAGGCTCTAGGCGAAGTTCTTAAGAAGGCTGTCGTCAAAGACACTAAGGGTAAGGCTGTAGACCTTTCCAAGTTCCTCTCTGAAGGTGAAGAAGACGAGAAGTAG
- a CDS encoding Fpg/Nei family DNA glycosylase: MPEGHSIHRIARQLNDVFTGESVRVSSPQGRYTDGAALLDGASILNAYAHGKHLFVPFNNELTLNVHLGIYGNWSFGGDETFTGASSIGAPRKIGEKEYTAGEAEGYTGPPAPKGTTRCRIVSEHGWADLVGPTICRTLNPDEVAQVRAKLGPDPLNTDANPERFYAAARKSSRPIGVILMDQAAISGVGNIFRAESLYRQEIDPLRPGKTLTDDELSRLWEDNRHLLTIGVRVGRIITTEQKDRPGIHETEAWPEHANYVYQHHGEPCPRCGTTIRMEEIAGRKLYWCPGCQK; encoded by the coding sequence ATGCCCGAAGGACACTCAATACATCGTATCGCCCGTCAACTCAACGATGTTTTCACGGGGGAGAGCGTGCGAGTCTCAAGTCCACAGGGGCGTTATACGGATGGTGCAGCCCTTCTTGACGGAGCCAGCATTCTCAACGCATATGCGCACGGTAAGCACCTCTTCGTGCCTTTCAACAATGAGCTGACCCTCAACGTGCACCTTGGCATTTATGGAAACTGGAGCTTTGGAGGGGACGAAACCTTTACGGGTGCATCCAGCATAGGCGCACCCCGGAAGATCGGCGAAAAAGAATATACGGCGGGGGAAGCCGAAGGATATACCGGACCGCCCGCGCCGAAAGGCACTACCCGGTGCCGCATCGTTTCAGAACACGGTTGGGCTGACCTCGTTGGTCCCACTATCTGCCGAACCTTAAACCCAGACGAAGTTGCCCAAGTACGCGCCAAACTTGGACCGGATCCGCTCAACACCGATGCAAATCCCGAACGTTTTTATGCCGCAGCCCGCAAAAGCTCAAGGCCTATCGGTGTGATCCTCATGGATCAGGCCGCTATCTCAGGCGTTGGCAATATTTTTCGCGCTGAATCGCTTTACCGCCAAGAAATAGATCCTCTTCGCCCCGGTAAAACTCTCACCGATGATGAGCTGAGTAGACTCTGGGAAGATAACAGACATCTGCTCACCATCGGTGTGCGCGTCGGTCGCATCATTACCACCGAGCAGAAAGACCGCCCGGGAATCCATGAAACCGAAGCTTGGCCTGAGCATGCTAACTACGTTTATCAGCACCACGGAGAACCCTGCCCCCGATGCGGCACCACCATTCGTATGGAGGAAATAGCGGGCCGTAAACTCTATTGGTGCCCTGGATGCCAGAAATAG
- a CDS encoding ribose-5-phosphate isomerase: MRVHIATDHAGLETSQYLIEQLTAAGYDMIDHGPQEYDPLDDYPSFCVNAALAVKRDREQGFDSLGIVLGGSGNGEQIAANKVEGIRAALAWNHDTAALARQHNNAQVIAVGGRQHSNEEALEIIKVFLSTPWTNEERHARRIGQVAEYERTGRIEGKHIDV, translated from the coding sequence TTGCGCGTACATATCGCCACCGACCATGCAGGTCTTGAGACGAGTCAATACCTGATCGAACAGCTCACCGCCGCAGGATACGACATGATTGATCACGGGCCCCAAGAGTACGACCCGCTGGACGACTACCCAAGTTTCTGCGTTAACGCTGCTCTTGCCGTTAAACGAGACCGTGAGCAGGGGTTTGACTCGCTGGGCATCGTCCTAGGCGGTTCTGGCAATGGTGAGCAGATTGCCGCTAATAAAGTAGAAGGAATTCGCGCCGCCCTTGCCTGGAATCACGATACCGCCGCCCTTGCCCGCCAACACAATAATGCCCAGGTCATTGCGGTCGGTGGTCGTCAGCACAGCAACGAAGAGGCGCTAGAGATTATCAAGGTTTTCCTCTCTACCCCGTGGACGAACGAAGAACGTCACGCCCGCCGCATCGGTCAGGTTGCCGAATACGAGCGAACCGGTCGGATTGAAGGCAAGCATATCGACGTATAG
- the pepN gene encoding aminopeptidase N gives MPGLNLTRDEAIERAGIIKRVHTYRVDLDLRTDKDVFSSIVEIRFDAEPGASTFIDAITSQVNSIELNGERLDPALADGERITLPNLAAQNVLKIDAEMFYTNTGEGLHRFVDPADGEIYLYSQFEVPDSRRVFPVFEQPDLKAEFEFSVRVPSHWVVVSNQPEVKIEPKDCGCGRAQTWYFKPTPRMSSYITAIVTGPYEKVTSELTNSEGRVIPLGVYARKSLMPYVDADDIFELTRQGFEFYEEQFKTPYPFEKYDQLFVPEFNAGAMENAGCVTYLETYVFRSKVAEALRERRAITILHELAHMWFGDLVTMKWWNDLWLNESFAEFMSTLAAAENTRYAQEAWATFSASEKTWAYRQDQLSSTHPIVAEIRDLHDVQVNFDGITYAKGASVLRQMVAWVGQENFMAALKKYFDKHAWGNTVLDDLLVELEETSGRDVRAWSAKWLETAGVNTLTVEVADDAEGNITSLGIRQSYAAGYETLRPHRAVIGFYDLTDGKLTRTDRIELDIDGELTEIAEAVGKKRPDLILLNDEDLAFAKVRLDERSIDTAVKHLGDIDSSVARGVVWGSLWDTVRDAQMPARQYVEFVLNNIGKETNSTALRTQLGNLSIALRSFVNPEFRDETRERAADRLWSLACAAQPDSDSQLQLVQAFVNQTRTEAQYENVQRLFEGDIVLDGLEIDTDLRWTLICRLATGGRVSAAQIDAEAANDNTATGQQYAAQAYASQPSEQVKAEYWNKIMVTGELSNMIQRYAIFGFKSGEPELIAPYIEPYFELIEGIWRSRSHEISMQIIGGMYPSEPTAELLERTEAYLASLPEDAAALRRQIAEARDGVARALKVQAADI, from the coding sequence ATGCCCGGTCTAAATTTAACCCGCGATGAGGCGATTGAGCGTGCGGGAATTATTAAGCGGGTTCACACCTACCGTGTTGATCTCGACCTTCGCACAGACAAAGATGTTTTCTCGTCGATTGTTGAGATTCGGTTCGATGCTGAGCCTGGCGCATCCACGTTTATTGACGCTATTACCTCTCAGGTAAATTCGATTGAATTAAACGGCGAGCGGCTTGATCCTGCTCTTGCCGATGGGGAGCGCATTACTCTGCCGAATCTTGCAGCGCAGAATGTTCTGAAGATCGATGCAGAGATGTTCTATACAAATACCGGTGAAGGTTTGCATCGTTTTGTGGACCCGGCAGACGGTGAAATTTATCTGTACTCACAGTTCGAGGTTCCGGATTCTCGCCGTGTTTTCCCTGTATTTGAGCAGCCAGATTTGAAGGCCGAGTTTGAGTTCAGCGTGCGTGTTCCTTCGCACTGGGTTGTGGTTTCTAACCAGCCCGAGGTGAAGATTGAGCCCAAGGACTGCGGCTGCGGTCGGGCACAAACGTGGTATTTCAAGCCTACCCCGCGTATGTCTTCGTACATTACAGCCATCGTGACGGGCCCATACGAGAAGGTTACGAGCGAACTGACGAATTCTGAGGGGCGTGTTATTCCGCTGGGTGTTTACGCGCGTAAATCGCTGATGCCTTATGTAGATGCGGACGATATTTTTGAGCTGACTCGCCAGGGTTTCGAGTTTTATGAGGAGCAGTTCAAGACACCGTATCCTTTCGAGAAGTACGATCAGCTCTTTGTCCCCGAATTCAATGCGGGTGCTATGGAAAACGCAGGGTGCGTAACCTATCTTGAAACCTATGTGTTCCGTTCCAAGGTTGCAGAGGCGCTGCGTGAGCGCCGCGCCATTACGATACTTCACGAGCTTGCGCATATGTGGTTTGGTGATTTGGTCACCATGAAGTGGTGGAATGACCTGTGGCTGAATGAGTCATTTGCTGAGTTTATGTCTACACTGGCTGCGGCTGAGAATACCCGCTACGCTCAAGAGGCTTGGGCTACGTTCTCTGCTTCGGAGAAGACCTGGGCGTATAGGCAGGATCAGCTCTCCTCAACCCATCCAATTGTGGCTGAGATTCGTGACCTTCATGATGTTCAGGTGAACTTTGACGGCATTACCTACGCGAAGGGCGCATCGGTGCTGCGGCAGATGGTGGCGTGGGTTGGCCAGGAAAACTTCATGGCGGCTTTGAAGAAGTATTTTGACAAGCACGCTTGGGGTAACACGGTTCTTGACGACCTGCTGGTCGAGCTGGAAGAGACTTCCGGCCGTGATGTACGCGCGTGGAGCGCCAAGTGGCTTGAAACCGCAGGGGTAAACACGCTTACGGTCGAGGTCGCCGATGATGCCGAGGGCAATATTACTTCTCTGGGTATCCGCCAATCCTATGCTGCCGGTTATGAGACGCTGCGCCCGCATCGCGCAGTTATCGGTTTCTACGATCTGACAGACGGAAAGCTGACTCGCACCGACCGCATTGAGCTGGATATTGACGGCGAACTGACCGAGATTGCCGAGGCTGTCGGCAAGAAACGCCCCGACCTGATTCTGCTCAATGATGAAGATTTGGCGTTTGCCAAGGTTCGCCTGGATGAGCGTTCTATTGATACTGCGGTGAAGCATCTGGGCGACATCGACTCGTCGGTAGCTCGCGGCGTGGTCTGGGGTTCCCTCTGGGATACCGTGCGTGACGCCCAGATGCCCGCACGGCAGTATGTGGAATTTGTGCTCAATAACATCGGCAAAGAGACCAATTCAACTGCACTGCGAACCCAGCTGGGTAACCTCTCCATCGCTCTGCGTTCCTTTGTTAACCCTGAGTTTAGGGATGAAACTCGTGAACGCGCCGCCGATCGCCTGTGGTCGTTGGCTTGCGCCGCTCAGCCGGATTCAGACTCACAGCTGCAGCTGGTTCAGGCGTTTGTGAATCAGACCCGAACCGAGGCGCAGTATGAGAATGTGCAGAGGCTTTTTGAAGGCGATATTGTGCTGGACGGCTTGGAGATTGACACCGATTTGCGGTGGACCCTGATCTGCCGCCTGGCGACGGGTGGTCGTGTGAGCGCCGCGCAGATCGATGCTGAGGCGGCGAACGATAACACGGCAACCGGTCAACAGTATGCGGCTCAGGCATATGCGTCTCAGCCGAGTGAACAGGTGAAAGCCGAGTACTGGAACAAGATTATGGTAACCGGCGAGCTGTCTAATATGATTCAGCGCTACGCCATTTTCGGTTTCAAATCGGGCGAGCCCGAGCTCATTGCGCCGTACATTGAACCGTATTTTGAGCTAATTGAGGGCATTTGGCGTTCGCGGTCACACGAGATTTCGATGCAGATTATTGGCGGCATGTACCCTTCGGAACCGACCGCCGAACTGTTGGAACGCACCGAAGCCTATTTAGCGTCTTTGCCTGAGGATGCGGCGGCGCTGCGACGGCAGATTGCGGAGGCGCGCGACGGCGTGGCTCGTGCCTTGAAGGTTCAGGCGGCTGATATTTAG
- a CDS encoding GNAT family N-acetyltransferase, protein MRIVSYSPIYREALLDISLRAWGPVFPRMHNDVPEFVYDAFYPQGWRQRQLSDLEEVIDQEPQNVSIALEGECPVAWVCTRIHPEDQMGEIYVIAVDPEYQRRGVGQRLMDHASAQVKDAGMRMVMVETGGDSGHAPARALYESEGFVRWPVARYFKDLSG, encoded by the coding sequence ATGCGTATTGTTTCTTATAGCCCTATATATCGGGAAGCTCTTCTGGATATTTCACTTCGCGCTTGGGGCCCTGTTTTTCCGCGGATGCACAACGACGTCCCCGAGTTCGTTTATGATGCGTTCTACCCTCAAGGGTGGCGGCAGCGGCAGCTCAGCGATTTAGAGGAAGTGATCGATCAGGAGCCTCAGAATGTGTCTATTGCGCTTGAGGGTGAGTGCCCGGTCGCTTGGGTTTGCACGCGTATCCATCCTGAGGATCAGATGGGTGAGATTTATGTGATTGCTGTCGATCCCGAGTACCAGCGGCGCGGCGTGGGGCAGCGGCTTATGGATCATGCCTCTGCGCAGGTTAAAGACGCTGGGATGCGCATGGTGATGGTCGAAACCGGCGGCGATTCGGGGCACGCACCGGCCCGAGCGCTCTATGAGTCCGAAGGATTTGTTCGCTGGCCCGTTGCTCGGTATTTCAAGGATCTTAGCGGATAG
- a CDS encoding globin yields the protein MSYSANQPGEQVSIYDQVGGEETFDKLTRRFYALVKADPEFSAMYPDFDPFPPEHLTEEQTAEIEANDTDHFDASARRLKMFLIQYFGGPSTYQEQRGHPRLRIRHNPYPIGAKERDTWLKYMRQAMDTLDLPMMIDATMWDYFERAARAMQNRA from the coding sequence ATGAGTTATTCTGCGAACCAGCCGGGTGAGCAGGTCAGCATTTACGACCAGGTGGGTGGCGAGGAAACCTTCGATAAGCTCACCCGCAGGTTCTATGCGCTCGTGAAGGCCGACCCCGAGTTTTCCGCCATGTACCCGGATTTTGACCCGTTTCCGCCTGAGCACCTCACAGAGGAACAGACCGCCGAGATTGAAGCGAACGATACTGACCATTTCGATGCATCGGCGCGGCGGCTGAAAATGTTCCTGATTCAGTACTTTGGTGGGCCTAGCACCTACCAGGAGCAGCGAGGTCACCCGCGTTTGCGCATCCGGCATAACCCGTACCCGATCGGTGCGAAGGAACGCGATACCTGGCTGAAGTATATGCGGCAGGCGATGGACACCCTCGATCTTCCGATGATGATTGATGCGACCATGTGGGACTATTTCGAGCGTGCCGCACGCGCCATGCAGAACCGGGCATAG
- a CDS encoding acyl-CoA thioesterase, which translates to MTKPTPTQNLMTMLNLAPAESVGGDDAFTAVTLTRETPRTYGGQVLAQAIMAADNTVSDKVLHSIHAYFLHPGDITKELIFTSQRLNNGRSFATRRVQALQDDIPIFSAIASFQKPGRGPEHTAVEMPQVPDPEGLPSVSDYIGEVAHPVAQAVAWERPIDIRYVSPHLYTAPDSSSQEPVATVWFKTFDSLVDASGAPVSDAVHRAAIAYASDYLPLEPALRRHGKFWLEQGMKSASLDHAMWFHREARADEWLLYVMDSPTAQGGRMLARGSIFTREGKLVATVAQEMMFRLPEYR; encoded by the coding sequence ATGACGAAGCCCACCCCCACCCAGAACTTGATGACCATGCTGAACCTGGCCCCCGCTGAGTCGGTGGGCGGTGACGACGCTTTTACCGCTGTGACGCTAACACGCGAGACCCCGCGCACTTATGGCGGGCAGGTGCTCGCTCAGGCCATTATGGCGGCTGATAATACTGTTAGCGATAAGGTGTTGCATTCGATTCATGCATATTTTTTGCATCCCGGTGATATTACGAAAGAGCTTATTTTTACCTCACAACGGCTCAATAATGGGCGTTCTTTTGCGACTCGCCGGGTTCAGGCGCTTCAGGACGATATTCCCATTTTCTCTGCGATTGCATCATTCCAGAAGCCCGGTCGCGGCCCCGAGCATACGGCTGTTGAGATGCCGCAGGTTCCCGATCCTGAGGGGCTGCCGAGCGTGAGCGACTACATTGGCGAGGTGGCGCATCCGGTAGCGCAGGCTGTTGCATGGGAACGCCCAATTGATATTCGGTATGTGAGCCCGCACCTGTATACGGCCCCGGATTCAAGCTCGCAGGAACCGGTTGCCACGGTGTGGTTTAAGACTTTTGATTCCCTAGTTGATGCTTCGGGCGCCCCGGTTTCGGATGCGGTACATCGGGCAGCGATTGCGTATGCTTCGGATTATCTTCCCCTAGAACCAGCGCTGCGCAGGCACGGCAAGTTTTGGCTTGAGCAGGGCATGAAGTCGGCCTCTTTGGACCATGCGATGTGGTTTCATCGTGAGGCACGTGCGGATGAGTGGCTGCTGTATGTGATGGACTCCCCCACAGCGCAGGGTGGTCGGATGCTCGCTCGGGGATCGATTTTTACGCGCGAAGGTAAGTTGGTGGCGACTGTCGCGCAGGAGATGATGTTCCGTTTGCCGGAGTATAGGTAA
- a CDS encoding antibiotic biosynthesis monooxygenase family protein yields the protein MAVVKINKLSVQEGMGEELERRFKNNNEKLNEVPGFLSFELLRPTSGGTEYFAMTHWQDEESFRNWIANRHVVRDKPVVSASEGILGFDVVDFDAID from the coding sequence GTGGCAGTTGTCAAGATTAATAAGCTCAGCGTGCAGGAAGGCATGGGCGAGGAGCTGGAGCGCCGGTTCAAGAACAATAACGAAAAGCTCAATGAAGTTCCTGGGTTCCTGAGCTTTGAACTGCTGCGCCCCACCAGTGGCGGTACCGAATATTTTGCGATGACTCATTGGCAGGATGAAGAGTCGTTCCGCAATTGGATTGCAAACCGGCATGTGGTGCGCGATAAGCCGGTGGTGAGCGCATCCGAAGGAATTCTCGGGTTTGATGTAGTCGATTTCGACGCTATCGATTAG
- the cas4 gene encoding CRISPR-associated protein Cas4, which translates to MISTNESYLPISLVAQTVYCPRRAWLEANGEKTDTSQMQHGYLAHKNVDDPKTSRSRQRRSVLIRSDSLGLSGKCDAIELEEDGTLRVVEYKSTPVRKNPQITEANRVQLALQGICLEESGESVSEFSVHFTDHNKTIAVELSEDDFALARDYVEQTHKIVESEHAPKPLEDSPKCSWCSHVSVCLPDEHFGRASTQKIVPSKPDSQVAHLTVQGSRATIKQGRLIVQSKGEQLGDIPLERIHSVVVHGNIDISSALLRELMWRNSHL; encoded by the coding sequence GTGATCTCCACAAACGAGAGCTATTTACCTATCTCCCTAGTAGCTCAAACAGTGTACTGTCCTCGCCGGGCATGGCTAGAAGCAAATGGTGAGAAAACAGATACCTCTCAGATGCAGCATGGGTATTTGGCACATAAAAATGTGGATGACCCCAAAACATCACGAAGCAGACAACGTCGTTCTGTTCTTATTCGTTCGGATTCTTTAGGACTGAGTGGTAAATGCGACGCTATAGAGCTTGAGGAAGATGGAACGCTTCGGGTAGTTGAATATAAATCAACTCCTGTGCGAAAGAACCCTCAAATCACTGAAGCGAATCGCGTTCAGCTTGCCCTCCAAGGGATCTGCTTGGAAGAGTCAGGGGAAAGTGTTAGCGAATTTTCGGTACATTTTACCGATCATAACAAAACTATTGCGGTTGAGCTCTCTGAAGACGATTTTGCCCTAGCACGAGACTATGTAGAACAGACGCATAAGATCGTTGAATCTGAACATGCGCCAAAACCGTTAGAGGATTCTCCAAAGTGTAGCTGGTGTTCGCATGTCAGTGTTTGTTTGCCGGATGAACATTTTGGGCGTGCATCGACTCAGAAAATTGTGCCTTCAAAACCAGACAGTCAGGTTGCTCACCTAACTGTTCAAGGTTCACGTGCCACAATAAAACAGGGTAGACTGATTGTTCAGTCAAAAGGTGAACAGCTTGGCGATATCCCCCTAGAGAGAATCCACAGTGTAGTAGTTCATGGAAATATCGATATTTCATCTGCGCTATTACGGGAACTCATGTGGCGTAACTCTCACCTGTGA